In Agromyces archimandritae, one genomic interval encodes:
- a CDS encoding aspartate ammonia-lyase: protein MIREQSDRTPVEEFVTPEPLADGPTRIERDSLGVVDVPADAYWGVHTMRALENFPISKRPISVYPEFVRALASVKLAAARANLEVGALTPQKAEWIEAACQRIIDGEFHEEFVVGVIQGGAGTSTNMNANEVITNVALEIAGYEKGRYDVIHPIDDVNRSQSTNDTYPTALKIALIFSLRTLLDELNELRAAFGRKGAEFRNILKVGRTQLQDAVPMTLGQEFHGFATTLGEDHARLTESIWLLSEINLGATAIGTGITADPGYGAAAVRHLNDITGLNLESAPDLIESTSDAGAFMSFSAALKRSAIKLSKICNDLRLLSSGPQAGIGEINLPPRQAGSSIMPGKVNPVIPEAVSQVAYAIAGTDVTVTMAAEAGQLQLNAFEPVIAHSLLQSITWMRQSFWTLRVNCVDGITANVDRLGEMVGSSVGVITALIPFIGYTEAARLAKEALRTGRPVADLVVEAGLMTREAVLRQLSPTRLSGMQPVTAAIPVIELKGEPSE from the coding sequence ATGATCCGTGAACAGTCCGACCGCACACCCGTGGAGGAGTTCGTGACCCCTGAGCCGCTCGCAGACGGCCCCACCCGCATCGAGCGCGACTCGCTCGGCGTCGTCGACGTCCCCGCCGACGCGTACTGGGGGGTGCACACCATGCGCGCCCTCGAGAACTTCCCGATCTCCAAGCGCCCGATCTCGGTGTATCCCGAATTCGTCCGGGCGCTCGCCTCGGTCAAGCTCGCCGCGGCGCGCGCGAACCTCGAGGTCGGCGCCCTCACCCCGCAGAAGGCGGAGTGGATCGAGGCCGCCTGCCAGCGCATCATCGACGGCGAGTTCCACGAGGAGTTCGTCGTCGGCGTCATCCAGGGCGGGGCCGGTACCTCGACGAACATGAACGCCAACGAGGTCATCACCAACGTCGCCCTCGAGATCGCCGGGTACGAGAAGGGCCGCTACGACGTCATCCACCCGATCGACGACGTCAACCGCAGCCAGTCGACGAACGACACGTATCCGACGGCGCTGAAGATCGCCCTCATCTTCAGCCTGCGCACCCTGCTCGACGAACTGAACGAACTGCGCGCCGCATTCGGGCGCAAGGGCGCCGAGTTCCGCAACATCCTGAAGGTCGGCCGCACCCAGCTGCAGGATGCGGTGCCGATGACCCTCGGCCAGGAGTTCCACGGCTTCGCCACGACGCTCGGCGAAGACCACGCCCGCCTCACCGAGTCGATCTGGCTGCTCTCGGAGATCAACCTCGGCGCGACCGCGATCGGCACGGGCATCACCGCCGACCCCGGCTACGGCGCTGCGGCCGTGCGGCACCTGAACGACATCACGGGCTTGAACCTCGAATCGGCCCCCGACCTCATCGAGTCCACGAGCGACGCCGGCGCGTTCATGTCGTTCTCGGCGGCGCTGAAGCGCAGCGCCATCAAGCTCTCGAAGATCTGCAACGACCTGCGCCTGCTCTCTTCGGGCCCGCAGGCCGGTATCGGCGAGATCAACCTGCCGCCGCGGCAGGCGGGGTCCTCGATCATGCCCGGCAAGGTCAATCCGGTCATCCCCGAGGCCGTCAGCCAGGTCGCCTATGCGATCGCCGGCACCGATGTGACCGTCACGATGGCCGCCGAGGCCGGGCAGTTGCAGCTGAACGCCTTCGAACCGGTCATCGCCCACTCCCTGCTGCAGTCGATCACGTGGATGCGGCAGTCGTTCTGGACGCTGCGCGTGAACTGCGTCGACGGCATCACGGCGAACGTCGACCGTCTCGGCGAGATGGTCGGCTCCAGCGTCGGCGTCATCACCGCGCTCATCCCGTTCATCGGCTACACGGAGGCGGCGCGCCTGGCCAAGGAGGCGCTGCGCACCGGCCGCCCGGTCGCCGATCTCGTCGTCGAGGCCGGCCTCATGACCCGGGAGGCGGTGCTCAGGCAGCTCTCGCCGACGCGCCTGTCGGGAATGCAGCCGGTGACGGCGGCGATCCCGGTGATCGAGCTGAAGGGCGAGCCGAGCGAGTAG
- a CDS encoding amino acid permease → MAKDTLRVSGVKYTTADSGYFEKRKLTRAAGVWGLWGLAVAAVISGDFSGWNFGIDAAGFGGMLIAFAVLVVMYYGLIFSIGEMSSAMPHTGGAYSFSRAAMGPWGGFVTGLAETIEYVATTAVIVYFSASYADSITTELLGFSMPAWVWWLLLYVVFIALNASGASISFKFAIVVSVLSIAVLLVFGIMALASGQFSWDKLFDIAPDAGQSAFLPHGVLPILFALPFAMWFFLGIEELPLAAEESHDPVRDIPRAGLWARGTLIVTGLIVLFLNTGVVGAAETGVAAEPLLDGFRAIVGDGLAAVLALFALIGLLASLQGIMFAYGRNMYSLSRAGYYPRFLSLTGRRHTPWVALVAGALIGFVALVIVDAAGGSDGVAGAVVLNIAVWGAVLAYLLQMVSFVILRRKYPNAKRPYRSPWGVFGAVAAAVIAALIFVGFLLNPAYLPAIIAIIVVYAVMLAGFAFWGRHRLVLSPEEEYAVSGGLHGDPQAEGYGGAVEEQLLAADGVDEPKA, encoded by the coding sequence ATGGCGAAAGACACCCTCCGCGTCTCGGGCGTGAAGTACACGACCGCCGACTCCGGATACTTCGAGAAACGCAAGCTCACCCGCGCCGCGGGCGTCTGGGGGCTCTGGGGCCTCGCCGTCGCCGCCGTGATCTCCGGCGACTTCTCCGGCTGGAACTTCGGCATCGACGCCGCCGGCTTCGGCGGCATGCTCATCGCCTTCGCCGTGCTCGTCGTCATGTACTACGGCCTCATCTTCTCGATCGGCGAGATGAGCTCGGCGATGCCGCACACCGGCGGCGCGTACTCCTTCTCGCGCGCGGCCATGGGGCCGTGGGGCGGCTTCGTCACGGGCCTGGCCGAAACCATCGAGTACGTCGCGACGACCGCGGTCATCGTCTACTTCTCCGCCTCCTACGCCGACAGCATCACCACCGAGCTGCTCGGCTTCTCGATGCCGGCATGGGTGTGGTGGCTCCTGCTGTACGTCGTCTTCATCGCGCTGAACGCCTCGGGCGCCTCGATCTCGTTCAAGTTCGCGATCGTCGTCTCGGTGCTCTCGATCGCGGTGCTGCTCGTCTTCGGGATCATGGCCCTGGCCAGCGGCCAGTTCTCGTGGGACAAGCTGTTCGACATCGCGCCGGATGCCGGGCAGAGCGCCTTCCTGCCGCACGGCGTGCTGCCGATCCTCTTCGCCCTGCCGTTCGCCATGTGGTTCTTCCTCGGCATCGAGGAGCTGCCGCTGGCCGCCGAGGAATCGCACGACCCGGTCCGCGACATCCCGCGCGCCGGGCTCTGGGCTCGCGGCACGCTCATCGTCACCGGCCTCATCGTGCTGTTCCTGAACACCGGCGTCGTCGGCGCCGCCGAGACCGGAGTCGCAGCCGAGCCCCTCCTCGACGGCTTCCGCGCCATCGTCGGCGACGGCCTGGCCGCCGTCCTCGCCCTCTTCGCGCTCATCGGCCTGCTCGCCTCGCTGCAGGGCATCATGTTCGCCTACGGCCGCAACATGTACTCGCTCTCGCGCGCCGGCTACTACCCGCGGTTCCTCTCGCTCACCGGCCGCCGGCACACCCCGTGGGTCGCGCTCGTCGCCGGTGCGCTCATCGGCTTCGTCGCGCTCGTCATCGTCGACGCGGCCGGCGGTTCCGACGGCGTCGCCGGTGCGGTCGTGCTGAACATCGCCGTCTGGGGCGCCGTGCTCGCGTACCTGCTGCAGATGGTCTCCTTCGTGATCCTCCGCCGCAAGTACCCGAACGCGAAGCGCCCCTACCGCAGCCCGTGGGGCGTGTTCGGGGCCGTGGCGGCCGCCGTCATCGCCGCGCTCATCTTCGTCGGCTTCCTGCTGAACCCCGCCTACCTGCCCGCGATCATCGCGATCATCGTCGTCTACGCGGTGATGCTCGCCGGCTTCGCGTTCTGGGGCCGGCACCGCCTCGTGCTCTCGCCGGAGGAGGAGTACGCCGTCTCCGGCGGGCTGCACGGCGACCCGCAGGCCGAGGGGTACGGCGGCGCCGTCGAGGAGCAGCTGCTCGCCGCCGACGGCGTCGACGAGCCGAAGGCCTGA
- a CDS encoding glutamine synthetase family protein, with translation MPEPSGYLTLDELEHAVADRLVDTVLLVFTDMQGRLAGKRVSARLFLEEVAAHGAECCNYLLAVDVDMNTVDGYAMSSWERGYGDMALVPELGTLRAAPWLEATVICTADVRWLDDTPVEVAPRRILQRQLDRLAERGLAAFVGTELEFIVFDDGYRDAWRKGYRGLTPASDYNIDYAVLAGTRMEPLLRDIRNAMDGAGMYCEGVKGECNLGQQEIAFRYAGALETCDNHSIYKNGAKEIADRHGKSLTFMAKYDEREGNSCHIHISLRGEGASAVFADSDEPHGMSELFRHFLGGQLAVMRELTLFSAPNINSYKRYVDGSFAPTAIAWGLDNRTCALRVVGRGLGMRVENRVPGGDVNQYLAVAALIAAGLYGIDHGIEPGEPFAGNAYTGGAERVPTTLREAASLFTASAVAREAFGEEVVDHYANNARVELAAFDAAVTDWERVRGFERL, from the coding sequence ATGCCCGAACCCAGCGGATACCTGACGCTCGACGAACTCGAGCACGCCGTCGCCGACCGGCTCGTCGACACCGTCCTGCTCGTCTTCACCGACATGCAGGGCCGGCTCGCCGGCAAGCGCGTCTCGGCCAGGCTCTTCCTCGAAGAGGTCGCCGCCCACGGCGCCGAATGCTGCAACTACCTGCTCGCCGTCGACGTCGACATGAACACCGTCGACGGCTACGCCATGTCCAGCTGGGAGCGCGGCTACGGCGACATGGCGCTCGTGCCCGAACTCGGCACCCTCCGCGCGGCGCCCTGGCTCGAGGCGACCGTCATCTGCACCGCCGACGTGCGATGGCTGGACGATACCCCCGTCGAGGTCGCGCCCCGTCGCATCCTGCAGCGCCAGCTCGACCGGCTCGCCGAACGGGGCCTGGCCGCATTCGTCGGAACCGAGCTCGAGTTCATCGTCTTCGACGACGGCTACCGCGACGCCTGGCGGAAGGGCTACCGGGGCCTCACCCCCGCAAGCGACTACAACATCGACTACGCGGTGCTCGCCGGCACCCGCATGGAACCGCTGCTGCGCGACATCCGCAACGCCATGGACGGCGCCGGCATGTACTGCGAGGGCGTGAAGGGCGAGTGCAACCTCGGCCAGCAGGAGATCGCCTTCCGCTACGCCGGGGCGCTGGAGACCTGCGACAACCACTCGATCTACAAGAACGGCGCGAAGGAGATCGCCGACCGGCACGGCAAGTCGCTGACCTTCATGGCCAAGTACGACGAGCGCGAGGGCAACAGCTGCCACATCCACATCTCCCTGCGCGGCGAGGGCGCGTCGGCCGTGTTCGCCGACTCCGACGAACCGCACGGCATGTCGGAGCTGTTCCGGCACTTCCTCGGCGGCCAGCTCGCCGTGATGCGCGAGCTCACCCTCTTCTCGGCACCGAACATCAACTCCTACAAGCGTTACGTCGACGGATCCTTCGCGCCGACGGCGATCGCCTGGGGCCTGGACAACCGCACCTGCGCGCTGCGCGTCGTCGGCCGCGGCCTCGGCATGCGCGTGGAGAACCGCGTGCCCGGCGGCGACGTCAACCAGTACCTCGCCGTCGCCGCCCTGATCGCGGCCGGCCTGTACGGCATCGACCACGGGATCGAACCGGGCGAGCCGTTCGCCGGCAACGCCTACACGGGCGGTGCGGAGCGCGTGCCGACGACGCTGCGCGAGGCCGCCTCGCTGTTCACGGCATCCGCCGTCGCCCGCGAGGCCTTCGGCGAGGAGGTCGTCGACCACTACGCGAACAATGCGCGCGTCGAGCTCGCCGCCTTCGACGCCGCCGTCACGGATTGGGAGCGGGTGCGTGGCTTCGAACGACTCTGA
- a CDS encoding gamma-glutamyl-gamma-aminobutyrate hydrolase family protein produces MASNDSELRPAGPAGDAPGPAGDGIRRPLIGITSYLEQAQTGVWDVPASFLPKVYLDGVTDAGGIAIVLPPQPVDAAIAARVIGSLDGLIVAGGADIDPARYGQEPHERTGAPRPDRDAWEDALLAAAIETGLPFLGICRGAQLMNVALGGTLVQHLPDVVGSETYQPGAGVFGRAGVDVDPASRLGGLVDARLDVPVYHHQAVGRVADGLRVTARTADGVIQGVELPGHPFAVGVQWHPEEDTADRRLFAGLVDAARARMPERSPA; encoded by the coding sequence GTGGCTTCGAACGACTCTGAGCTCCGGCCGGCCGGCCCCGCCGGCGACGCGCCGGGCCCTGCCGGAGACGGCATCCGGCGGCCCCTCATCGGCATCACGAGCTACCTCGAGCAGGCGCAGACGGGTGTCTGGGACGTTCCGGCCTCGTTCCTGCCGAAGGTCTACCTCGACGGGGTGACGGATGCCGGGGGCATCGCGATCGTGCTGCCGCCCCAGCCCGTCGACGCCGCCATCGCCGCCCGCGTGATCGGGAGCCTCGACGGCCTCATCGTCGCCGGCGGTGCCGACATCGACCCCGCCCGCTACGGGCAGGAGCCGCACGAACGCACCGGCGCCCCGCGCCCCGACCGCGACGCGTGGGAAGACGCGCTGCTCGCCGCCGCCATCGAAACCGGCCTGCCCTTCCTCGGCATCTGCCGCGGCGCGCAGCTCATGAACGTCGCCCTCGGCGGCACCCTCGTCCAGCACCTGCCCGACGTCGTCGGCAGCGAGACCTACCAGCCGGGCGCCGGCGTCTTCGGCCGTGCGGGCGTCGACGTGGACCCGGCCTCCCGCCTCGGCGGCCTCGTCGACGCCCGGCTGGACGTCCCCGTCTACCACCACCAGGCCGTGGGGCGCGTCGCCGACGGCCTGCGCGTGACCGCGCGCACCGCAGACGGCGTCATCCAGGGCGTCGAACTGCCCGGGCATCCCTTCGCCGTCGGCGTGCAATGGCACCCGGAGGAGGACACGGCGGACCGGCGCCTGTTCGCCGGGCTCGTGGATGCCGCCCGCGCCCGCATGCCCGAGAGGAGCCCCGCATGA
- a CDS encoding aldehyde dehydrogenase family protein, whose amino-acid sequence MTRTILNPADETVVATVEGADVPAVDAAIARAVAAQRRWAALPPADRARALRRFAAAVDGAVEELAALEVAESGHPVGQARWEAGHVRDVLDYYAAAPERLFGRQIPVAGGLDVTFHEPIGVVGVITPWNFPMTIASWGFAPALAAGNAVVLKPAEWTPLTSLRLAELGLESGLPEGLFQVIPGPGSVVGDRFVTHPAVRKLVFTGSTATGTRIMAGAAEQVKRVTLELGGKSANIVFADADLELAAASAPGGVFDNAGQDCCARSRILVERSVYERFMELLEPAVAAFRVGDPREEATQMGPLVSAEHLERVRSFVPDDREVAFRGSAPAGPGYWFAPTVLTPSRDARTAREEIFGPVVSVFPFEDEADAVSFANASEYGLSGSIFTRDSARAIRVARAVEAGNLSVNSHSSVRYATPFGGFKQSGLGRELGPDAPLAFTETKNVFIAAPSLEEGTP is encoded by the coding sequence ATGACCCGCACGATCCTGAACCCCGCCGACGAGACGGTCGTCGCCACCGTCGAGGGCGCCGACGTGCCCGCGGTGGATGCCGCGATCGCCCGGGCCGTGGCCGCGCAACGCCGCTGGGCCGCGCTCCCCCCGGCCGACCGCGCCAGGGCCCTCCGCCGCTTCGCCGCCGCCGTCGACGGCGCGGTCGAGGAGCTCGCCGCCCTCGAGGTCGCCGAATCCGGCCACCCCGTCGGGCAGGCGCGGTGGGAGGCCGGTCACGTCCGCGACGTCCTCGACTACTACGCGGCCGCCCCCGAGCGGCTCTTCGGGCGGCAGATCCCCGTCGCCGGCGGTCTCGACGTCACCTTCCACGAACCCATCGGCGTCGTCGGCGTCATCACCCCGTGGAACTTCCCCATGACGATCGCCTCGTGGGGCTTCGCCCCGGCGCTGGCCGCCGGCAACGCCGTCGTGCTGAAGCCGGCGGAGTGGACGCCGTTGACGAGCCTCCGCCTGGCCGAGCTCGGCCTCGAGTCGGGCCTGCCGGAGGGGCTGTTCCAGGTGATCCCGGGCCCGGGCTCCGTCGTCGGCGACCGTTTCGTGACGCACCCGGCCGTCCGCAAGCTCGTCTTCACCGGATCGACGGCGACCGGCACGCGGATCATGGCCGGCGCGGCCGAACAGGTCAAACGCGTCACCCTCGAGCTCGGCGGCAAGAGCGCCAACATCGTCTTCGCCGACGCCGATCTCGAGCTCGCCGCGGCATCCGCACCCGGCGGCGTGTTCGACAACGCCGGGCAGGACTGCTGCGCACGCAGCCGCATCCTCGTCGAACGCAGCGTCTACGAACGCTTCATGGAACTGCTCGAGCCCGCCGTCGCCGCCTTCCGCGTCGGCGACCCGCGCGAGGAGGCCACGCAGATGGGCCCGCTCGTCTCGGCCGAGCATCTGGAGCGCGTGCGCTCCTTCGTGCCCGACGACCGCGAGGTCGCCTTCCGCGGCAGCGCACCGGCCGGCCCCGGCTACTGGTTCGCACCGACCGTGCTCACCCCCTCCCGCGACGCCCGCACCGCGCGCGAGGAGATCTTCGGGCCCGTCGTCTCCGTCTTCCCGTTCGAGGACGAAGCCGACGCCGTCTCCTTCGCCAACGCCTCCGAATACGGGCTGTCGGGCTCGATCTTCACCCGCGACTCGGCACGCGCCATCCGCGTCGCCCGCGCCGTCGAAGCCGGCAACCTCTCGGTCAACTCGCACTCCTCCGTGCGCTACGCGACCCCCTTCGGCGGCTTCAAGCAGTCCGGCCTCGGCCGCGAACTCGGCCCCGACGCTCCGCTGGCGTTCACCGAGACGAAGAACGTGTTCATCGCCGCCCCCTCGCTCGAAGAAGGAACCCCATGA
- a CDS encoding 3-oxoacyl-ACP reductase, with protein MTIPPVDLTARLAGRVAVITGGGSGIGLATAKRFAAEGAHVVIGDVDAAAGESAATLVGGRFVRVDVTEETQVNALFDEAASITGTLDIAFNNAGISPPDDDSIETTELPAWERVQDVNLTSVYLCCRAALRHMVPAGRGSIINTASFVAVMGSATSQISYTASKGGVLALSRELGVQYARQGIRVNALCPGPVNTPLLQELFATDPERAERRLVHVPVGRFAEPEELAAAVAFLASDDASFITASTFLVDGGIGSAYVTPL; from the coding sequence ATGACCATCCCTCCCGTCGATCTCACCGCGCGCCTCGCCGGCCGCGTCGCCGTCATCACCGGCGGCGGCTCCGGCATCGGCCTCGCTACCGCCAAGCGCTTCGCCGCCGAGGGCGCCCACGTCGTCATCGGCGACGTCGACGCCGCCGCCGGCGAATCCGCGGCCACCCTCGTCGGCGGCCGCTTCGTCCGCGTCGACGTCACCGAAGAAACGCAGGTGAACGCGCTCTTCGACGAGGCCGCATCCATCACGGGAACCCTCGACATCGCCTTCAACAACGCCGGCATCTCCCCGCCCGACGACGACTCGATCGAGACGACCGAACTGCCCGCCTGGGAGCGGGTGCAGGACGTGAACCTCACCTCGGTGTACCTGTGCTGCCGGGCCGCGCTCCGGCACATGGTGCCGGCCGGGCGCGGCTCCATCATCAATACGGCCTCGTTCGTGGCGGTCATGGGCTCGGCGACCTCGCAGATCTCCTACACCGCCTCGAAGGGCGGCGTACTGGCCCTGAGCCGCGAACTCGGCGTGCAGTACGCCCGCCAGGGCATCCGCGTGAACGCCCTCTGCCCCGGGCCCGTGAACACGCCGCTGCTGCAGGAGCTCTTCGCCACGGACCCCGAGCGGGCAGAGCGCCGCCTCGTGCACGTGCCCGTCGGCCGTTTCGCCGAACCCGAGGAGCTCGCCGCGGCCGTCGCGTTCCTCGCGAGCGACGACGCATCCTTCATCACCGCCTCCACGTTCCTCGTCGACGGCGGCATCGGCTCGGCCTACGTCACGCCGCTGTAG
- a CDS encoding FadR/GntR family transcriptional regulator, which yields MHEPSPAEAVLSAELLLRPARTANAFEETVRRLLQTIRLGLIDPGERLPAERELAQMLEVSRDTLREAIASLADAGYLVARRGRSGGTFVADPIPDAPRGADAAARPDAARIDDTLALRAALEVGIAHRAAATELAGPDRDRLWQAYEECRDAAPGEYRRNDSRLHLVIAELLGAPSIIPLVADARMRLNELLDGIPLLPPNIAHSDEQHEAIVTAILRGKPEAAAAAMAEHLAGSEALLRGFYA from the coding sequence ATGCACGAGCCGTCGCCCGCCGAGGCGGTGCTGAGCGCGGAACTGCTGCTCAGGCCGGCACGCACCGCGAACGCCTTCGAAGAAACCGTGCGGCGCCTGCTGCAGACCATCCGCCTCGGGCTCATCGACCCCGGCGAACGCCTGCCCGCCGAACGCGAGCTCGCGCAGATGCTCGAGGTCAGCCGCGACACGCTGCGCGAGGCGATCGCCTCGCTCGCCGACGCCGGTTATCTCGTGGCGCGGCGGGGCCGCTCGGGCGGCACCTTCGTCGCCGACCCGATCCCCGATGCGCCCAGGGGTGCGGATGCCGCCGCGCGCCCCGATGCCGCGCGCATCGACGACACCCTCGCCCTCCGCGCCGCCCTCGAGGTCGGCATCGCCCACCGGGCGGCGGCCACCGAGCTCGCCGGCCCCGACCGCGACCGGCTCTGGCAGGCCTACGAGGAGTGCCGCGACGCCGCTCCCGGCGAGTACCGCCGCAACGACTCCCGCCTGCACCTCGTCATCGCCGAGCTCCTCGGCGCCCCGAGCATCATCCCCCTCGTCGCCGATGCGCGCATGCGCCTGAACGAGCTGCTCGACGGAATCCCCCTGCTGCCGCCGAACATCGCCCATTCAGACGAGCAGCACGAGGCGATCGTCACCGCGATCCTCCGCGGCAAACCCGAAGCGGCCGCCGCGGCGATGGCCGAGCACCTCGCCGGTTCCGAGGCGCTGCTGCGCGGCTTCTACGCGTGA
- a CDS encoding DUF4190 domain-containing protein: protein MTSHDTTSEQAYRSPAGEAPPQAAPQPATSGYAPYPPAVEAEPRGFSIAALVLGLVSIVAGYTFFVPIAGLVLGIIALKREPAGRTMAIWGTVLSGVMLAGTVLIGLVSLAIGIALLPFGLLF, encoded by the coding sequence ATGACCAGCCACGACACCACGAGCGAGCAGGCGTACCGGAGCCCGGCGGGCGAAGCACCGCCGCAGGCCGCGCCGCAGCCCGCAACCTCCGGCTACGCCCCGTACCCGCCGGCCGTCGAGGCCGAACCGCGCGGCTTCAGCATCGCCGCGCTCGTGCTCGGCCTCGTCTCGATCGTCGCCGGGTACACCTTCTTCGTGCCGATCGCGGGCCTCGTGCTCGGCATCATCGCGCTGAAGCGCGAGCCGGCCGGCCGCACGATGGCGATCTGGGGCACCGTGCTGAGCGGGGTGATGCTCGCCGGCACCGTGCTCATCGGGCTCGTCTCGCTCGCGATCGGCATCGCCCTGCTGCCGTTCGGGCTGTTGTTCTGA
- a CDS encoding uracil-xanthine permease family protein, whose translation MTLPWTVHGDGKNVNPGEVVAPGERLSWPRTIGLGAQHVVAMFGATFLVPILTGFPPATTLFFSGIGTLLFLAITRNKVPSYLGSSFAFIAPITAAMSAKGIADPMGAALFGIVAVGVLLALVGLLVMWTGTAWIDALMPPVVAGAIVALIGFNLAPAARDNFVAAPLTALITLLAVIVASVAFRGILGRLSILIGVVVGYIAALLQGQVNDQPIRDAAWIGLPDFHLPANPFADAAIWGLLPAFLPIVLVLVAENVGHIRGVAQMTDPSVNKSTGQALFSDGLATTIAGFFGGSATTTYGENIGVMAATRVYSTAAYWVAGVFAILLGLSPKFGAVINTIPAGVLGGVTTALYGLIGIIGVKIWLDNKVDFSKPVNQFTAATALIIGIANFTFVLPGEVTFNGIALGTIAAIVIYHLMNGIAKLRGTS comes from the coding sequence ATGACGCTGCCCTGGACCGTCCACGGCGACGGCAAGAACGTGAACCCCGGAGAGGTCGTCGCCCCCGGCGAACGCCTCAGCTGGCCGCGCACCATCGGACTCGGCGCTCAGCACGTCGTGGCGATGTTCGGCGCGACCTTCCTCGTGCCCATCCTCACGGGCTTCCCGCCCGCGACGACCCTGTTCTTCTCGGGCATCGGCACCCTGCTGTTCCTCGCGATCACCCGCAACAAGGTGCCGAGCTACCTCGGCTCCTCGTTCGCGTTCATCGCGCCCATCACCGCCGCCATGAGCGCCAAGGGCATCGCCGACCCGATGGGCGCCGCGCTCTTCGGCATCGTCGCCGTCGGCGTCCTGCTCGCCCTCGTCGGCCTCCTCGTGATGTGGACCGGCACGGCGTGGATCGACGCGCTCATGCCGCCCGTCGTCGCCGGCGCGATCGTCGCCCTCATCGGCTTCAACCTCGCCCCCGCCGCACGCGACAACTTCGTCGCCGCACCGCTGACCGCGCTCATCACCCTGCTCGCGGTCATCGTCGCCAGTGTCGCGTTCCGCGGCATCCTCGGCCGCCTGTCTATCCTCATCGGCGTCGTCGTCGGCTACATCGCCGCCCTCCTCCAAGGCCAGGTAAACGACCAGCCGATCCGCGACGCAGCCTGGATCGGCCTGCCCGACTTCCACCTGCCCGCCAACCCGTTCGCCGACGCAGCGATCTGGGGCCTGCTGCCCGCGTTCCTGCCGATCGTGCTCGTCCTCGTCGCCGAGAACGTCGGCCACATCCGCGGCGTCGCCCAGATGACCGACCCGTCGGTCAACAAGTCGACCGGGCAGGCGCTCTTCTCCGACGGCCTCGCCACCACGATCGCCGGCTTCTTCGGCGGCTCGGCGACGACGACCTACGGCGAGAACATCGGCGTCATGGCCGCCACCCGCGTCTACTCGACCGCCGCGTACTGGGTCGCCGGCGTCTTCGCGATCCTCCTCGGCCTCTCCCCCAAGTTCGGCGCGGTCATCAACACGATCCCCGCCGGCGTCCTCGGCGGCGTCACGACGGCCCTCTACGGCCTCATCGGCATCATCGGCGTGAAGATCTGGCTCGACAACAAGGTCGACTTCTCCAAGCCGGTGAACCAGTTCACCGCCGCCACCGCCCTCATCATCGGCATCGCGAACTTCACCTTCGTGCTGCCCGGCGAGGTCACCTTCAACGGCATCGCGCTCGGCACGATCGCCGCCATCGTGATCTACCACCTCATGAACGGCATCGCGAAGCTCCGCGGCACCTCCTGA